A single window of Marispirochaeta aestuarii DNA harbors:
- a CDS encoding ABC transporter ATP-binding protein: protein MAESRRGADMVAPRIDIENLSKTFLHSKGPVKAVDGISLIIPSGQITALVGDSGCGKTTLLKLLAGLLKPDSGRIRRDNPESPPALVFQDSRLLPWKTVEENLLLALKRTQDIFLDNQDREARIDEALRLVRLEAWKRSYPRQLSGGMAQRISLARALCQRKGFLLMDEPFSALDAITREKLQRELKNIQRKLGNTILFITHDIAEAVFLADTVCVMKQGKLTGEVRTSISGDPSGTIHRLLGLENGQDSGH from the coding sequence ATGGCAGAATCTCGAAGAGGGGCGGACATGGTAGCCCCCCGCATCGATATAGAAAACCTGAGCAAGACATTCCTGCACAGCAAAGGACCTGTCAAAGCCGTGGACGGCATCAGCCTTATAATCCCTTCAGGACAGATTACCGCTCTGGTGGGAGACAGCGGCTGCGGTAAAACAACCCTTTTGAAACTGCTGGCAGGTCTGCTGAAACCCGATAGCGGACGAATCCGGCGGGACAATCCGGAGAGCCCTCCGGCGCTTGTGTTTCAGGACTCCCGCCTTCTTCCCTGGAAAACCGTTGAGGAGAATCTCCTGCTGGCCCTTAAACGGACCCAGGATATCTTTCTGGACAATCAGGACAGGGAGGCCCGGATCGATGAGGCCCTGAGACTGGTTCGGCTGGAGGCATGGAAACGAAGTTACCCCCGGCAGCTGTCGGGAGGAATGGCCCAGAGAATCAGCCTGGCAAGGGCTCTCTGTCAGAGGAAAGGTTTCCTGCTGATGGACGAGCCTTTTTCCGCCCTGGACGCCATAACCCGGGAAAAACTTCAGAGGGAACTGAAAAACATCCAGCGAAAGCTGGGGAACACGATCCTCTTTATAACCCATGATATCGCAGAAGCGGTATTTCTGGCTGACACGGTCTGTGTGATGAAGCAGGGCAAACTTACAGGAGAAGTACGAACCTCCATAAGCGGCGATCCTTCAGGGACCATCCACCGGCTGCTGGGGCTGGAAAACGGACAGGATTCAGGCCATTGA
- a CDS encoding sensor histidine kinase: MGNQLLPCILCISIALQLASTVYALVLIKTSGFFKPWLLIASAIALMSVRRIVSLIQMLKSGVFPPEALEPELIALIITVLMLSGLLLFGPAFEIIKRQREQEVQEKNYLLRESHHRIKNDLQILKSLINLQMNSSLSGDSAKLLREIDLRISSFLLLHEYMYRDGVFGISFRDYIRRLADSIHAAFDDGRVALSLNISDTGVERKNLLYCGIILNEALTNAYKYAFGQTESPRIIVSDRVENGRHYLTITDNGCGFETPGASSESSYGLSLIQGIAGSEGWDFRIDGSDGTTVEVSFPAVVDV; encoded by the coding sequence GTGGGGAATCAATTACTGCCCTGCATTCTGTGCATTTCCATAGCTCTTCAACTGGCATCTACTGTATACGCATTGGTCCTGATAAAAACATCCGGTTTTTTCAAACCCTGGCTGCTGATTGCATCTGCAATTGCCCTGATGTCTGTCCGGCGGATAGTCAGCTTGATCCAGATGCTCAAAAGCGGTGTTTTCCCTCCGGAAGCCCTGGAGCCGGAACTGATTGCCCTGATTATCACCGTGTTGATGCTTTCTGGTCTGCTTTTGTTCGGACCCGCTTTTGAAATCATTAAAAGGCAGCGTGAACAGGAGGTACAGGAAAAGAACTATCTCCTTCGGGAGTCCCATCATCGGATCAAGAACGATTTGCAGATTCTTAAAAGCCTGATCAATCTACAAATGAACAGCTCCCTATCCGGCGATTCTGCGAAGCTTTTAAGGGAGATCGATCTCAGGATCAGCTCGTTTCTGCTGCTTCATGAATATATGTACCGGGATGGTGTTTTCGGTATCTCCTTTCGTGATTACATCAGAAGGCTTGCTGATTCCATACATGCAGCCTTTGATGATGGCAGGGTTGCGCTGAGTTTGAATATTTCCGATACCGGGGTGGAACGAAAAAACCTTCTCTACTGCGGGATAATTCTCAACGAAGCCCTTACCAACGCCTATAAATATGCCTTCGGGCAGACGGAATCTCCCAGGATAATCGTTTCCGACCGGGTGGAAAACGGACGTCATTATCTTACCATTACAGACAACGGTTGCGGTTTTGAAACGCCGGGAGCAAGCAGCGAATCTTCCTATGGGCTTTCCCTGATCCAGGGGATAGCCGGAAGTGAAGGTTGGGATTTCCGCATAGATGGCAGCGACGGCACCACCGTGGAGGTATCTTTTCCCGCGGTTGTGGATGTATGA
- a CDS encoding Gfo/Idh/MocA family protein, which translates to MKLRYGIIGTGMIAEHQARALGDVKDAEVTAVLSRSSLRARDFAEKFDCRACTDMSEFLTEVDAVSICTPAGLHLESALPALEAGKHLMVEKPLEISLKRGMQIVEAAEKKNLKLGGIFQSRFYESSRVIKNALEEERFGRLIMGDAYVKWFRSQEYYDRTDWKGTFEYDGGGTLMNQAIHAVDLLQWFMGQVRSVQARCSILGHSGIEVEDTAAAVLEFDNGALGVIEGSTAVYPGFLKRIEISGTQGTAVLEEEELKTWSFESERPEDPEIRERCGVQSGSGGGASDPGAISTLGHRLQFEDFTRAVLEDGEPFIGGIESLKSVAIIEAIYASGKSGRMVPVERL; encoded by the coding sequence ATGAAACTGCGATACGGCATTATCGGTACAGGAATGATAGCGGAACACCAGGCCAGGGCCCTGGGGGATGTGAAAGATGCTGAGGTAACGGCGGTGCTGAGCCGCAGCAGCCTGAGAGCCCGGGACTTCGCGGAAAAGTTCGACTGCAGGGCCTGCACGGATATGAGTGAGTTCCTTACGGAGGTCGACGCTGTCTCAATCTGCACCCCCGCGGGGCTGCACCTGGAATCGGCCCTGCCTGCCCTGGAGGCGGGAAAACACCTGATGGTGGAAAAACCCCTCGAAATCAGCCTTAAACGGGGTATGCAGATCGTCGAGGCGGCGGAAAAGAAAAACCTCAAGCTTGGCGGGATTTTCCAGTCCCGCTTTTACGAGAGCTCCCGGGTAATTAAAAATGCCCTCGAGGAGGAACGCTTCGGCCGCCTGATTATGGGAGATGCCTACGTAAAGTGGTTTCGCAGCCAGGAATACTATGACCGGACTGACTGGAAGGGTACGTTTGAGTACGACGGAGGCGGTACCCTGATGAATCAGGCGATTCACGCGGTGGATCTATTACAGTGGTTCATGGGACAGGTGCGGAGCGTCCAGGCCCGCTGCTCCATCCTGGGACACTCGGGTATCGAAGTGGAAGATACTGCCGCAGCAGTGCTGGAGTTCGATAACGGCGCCCTGGGGGTCATCGAAGGTTCGACGGCCGTGTATCCCGGATTCTTGAAAAGAATCGAGATATCCGGAACTCAGGGTACTGCGGTCCTGGAAGAGGAGGAGCTCAAGACCTGGAGTTTTGAGTCCGAGAGGCCGGAGGACCCGGAAATCCGGGAGCGCTGCGGGGTACAATCAGGCTCCGGCGGCGGAGCCTCGGATCCCGGTGCCATCAGCACTCTGGGGCACCGGCTTCAGTTTGAGGATTTTACCCGGGCCGTACTGGAAGACGGGGAACCGTTTATAGGCGGAATCGAATCCCTGAAATCGGTGGCAATAATCGAAGCAATCTACGCAAGTGGAAAAAGCGGCAGGATGGTTCCGGTGGAGCGTTTGTAG
- a CDS encoding FadR/GntR family transcriptional regulator codes for MYKKLGSSGHRLSDEVTEHIKMLIRNEHLKPGDKIPNEIELGRLFGVSRPTIRQAVNSLVSQNIVEIVRGRGTFVSRAPGLARDPLGLEFILAPDLQISLAEARLAIEPGVARLAAENATEKGLNKIGECIEKMREVVHEHRIGMAIELDFHRSIAEASCNQIIMRVVPIILDSILNTYADSNPTIRDHGVALEEHTAVYKAIAGHDADKAFSLMQTHLKNSHERLVRRKSDKAS; via the coding sequence ATGTACAAAAAGCTTGGCTCTTCGGGGCACCGCCTTTCAGACGAGGTCACCGAACACATCAAGATGCTCATACGAAACGAGCACCTGAAACCCGGGGACAAGATTCCCAACGAGATCGAGCTGGGCCGGCTCTTCGGGGTCAGCCGTCCCACAATCCGGCAGGCGGTGAACTCCCTGGTATCCCAGAACATTGTGGAGATTGTCCGTGGCCGGGGCACCTTCGTCTCCCGTGCCCCGGGGCTAGCCAGAGACCCGCTGGGTCTTGAGTTTATACTGGCCCCGGACCTGCAGATATCCCTGGCCGAGGCGCGCCTCGCCATTGAACCGGGAGTAGCCCGCCTGGCGGCGGAAAACGCCACGGAGAAGGGCCTGAACAAGATCGGGGAGTGCATAGAAAAGATGCGGGAGGTTGTCCATGAGCACCGTATCGGTATGGCAATAGAGCTGGATTTTCATCGCAGCATAGCCGAAGCCTCGTGCAACCAGATCATTATGCGGGTCGTTCCGATCATTCTCGATTCAATCCTGAATACCTACGCGGATTCCAATCCGACCATCCGGGACCACGGTGTGGCCCTGGAGGAACACACTGCCGTATACAAAGCCATCGCGGGACATGACGCGGACAAAGCCTTTTCCCTCATGCAGACCCATCTGAAAAACAGCCACGAACGCCTTGTACGCCGCAAGTCTGATAAGGCCAGTTAG
- a CDS encoding outer membrane beta-barrel protein produces the protein MKKIVVVLVMLSLLVLPALAQTSFGLKGALSDYSWTGDGWGDVQDYYEFMYGVEVDNEFSFGFSIGGFIEHKVSSTLAIQPELLFTLASMQYGDGDDWIRETWKMLEIPVYLKGLFPLDQGSFYIMGGPDLFYLLGDIEIDTSNDTSSSDDDYDNNLLFGFAVSAGYEFQNGAFLGLKFSRVLTEYYDDTDLFIHGIGIEGGMKL, from the coding sequence ATGAAAAAAATTGTTGTTGTTCTGGTTATGCTGTCTCTGCTTGTCTTGCCTGCGCTTGCCCAGACATCTTTCGGATTAAAGGGTGCCTTGAGTGATTATTCCTGGACCGGAGACGGCTGGGGAGATGTGCAGGACTATTATGAGTTTATGTATGGTGTCGAAGTCGATAATGAATTTTCTTTTGGCTTCAGCATCGGTGGATTCATTGAACACAAGGTCTCAAGCACACTTGCCATTCAGCCTGAACTGCTATTTACCCTCGCTTCGATGCAATATGGAGACGGTGATGACTGGATTCGCGAAACCTGGAAAATGCTGGAAATCCCTGTCTATCTGAAAGGCCTCTTTCCTCTTGATCAAGGATCATTCTATATAATGGGCGGTCCCGATCTTTTTTATCTGTTAGGAGACATCGAAATTGACACCAGTAATGACACCAGCAGCAGCGACGATGATTACGATAATAATCTTCTCTTTGGATTTGCAGTTAGCGCCGGATATGAGTTTCAAAACGGTGCTTTCCTGGGATTAAAATTCTCTCGCGTATTGACTGAATATTATGACGACACCGACCTCTTCATTCACGGCATAGGCATTGAAGGCGGAATGAAACTTTAG
- a CDS encoding rhodanese-like domain-containing protein yields the protein MDSSTLISLAGICAVAFLSIYSQVYLSRRKKRLADKIAAGPKVIDVRNPKEYRQDRYPGAINIPVQKLYMEPTKAGPKDVPILVYCQNGSRARRARRILKAYGYKDVTNAGGLEKLKALS from the coding sequence ATGGATTCTTCTACCCTCATCAGCCTGGCCGGCATCTGTGCCGTCGCCTTTTTGTCGATCTATTCTCAGGTTTATCTTTCCCGGCGTAAAAAGCGTCTTGCCGATAAAATTGCCGCAGGTCCCAAGGTCATCGATGTCCGCAATCCCAAGGAGTACCGGCAGGACCGTTACCCCGGAGCGATTAATATTCCCGTTCAGAAGCTCTACATGGAACCGACGAAAGCGGGACCGAAGGATGTCCCGATTCTGGTTTATTGCCAGAACGGCAGCCGGGCCCGCCGGGCCAGGCGCATCCTCAAAGCCTATGGCTATAAGGATGTAACCAACGCCGGAGGGCTGGAAAAACTGAAAGCCCTGAGCTGA
- a CDS encoding histidine phosphatase family protein, whose translation MTELYILRHGETQWNTQQRFQGQADSPLTSEGERQARLLAERIAALSPSAVYTSDLGRAFSTARIIADECGLRPESDIRLRERNVGILTGLTFDHIRDGHADIWERYFEVDYIIPEGESLNQLLDRGRSFLRDIAAKHTHERIIAVSHGAFISTMLRHVLHIPHNAPRSFALYNCALNMLEYAQGAWRLRVLGDTSHLDRESRMLDEVQ comes from the coding sequence ATGACCGAACTTTACATTCTGCGCCACGGCGAAACCCAGTGGAACACACAGCAACGCTTCCAGGGGCAGGCGGACAGCCCTCTTACATCCGAGGGAGAGCGCCAGGCCCGTTTACTGGCAGAACGGATCGCGGCCCTGTCTCCCTCGGCCGTCTACACCAGCGATCTGGGCAGGGCATTTTCCACGGCCCGGATTATCGCCGATGAATGCGGACTGAGACCGGAATCCGATATCCGTTTGCGGGAACGCAACGTGGGCATTCTTACCGGACTCACCTTCGATCATATCCGCGACGGCCACGCGGATATCTGGGAGCGCTACTTCGAGGTTGATTATATCATCCCTGAGGGGGAGTCCCTGAACCAGCTCCTGGATCGGGGCCGGTCCTTCCTTCGGGATATTGCAGCAAAACATACTCATGAGAGGATTATTGCGGTCAGTCATGGTGCCTTTATCAGCACCATGCTGCGGCATGTGCTGCACATTCCCCACAATGCCCCCCGCAGCTTTGCCCTCTACAACTGCGCCCTCAATATGCTCGAATACGCTCAAGGAGCCTGGCGGCTCAGGGTGCTGGGCGATACGAGCCATCTTGACAGGGAGTCCAGAATGCTGGACGAGGTGCAATAA
- the leuB gene encoding 3-isopropylmalate dehydrogenase, producing the protein MKTYTIAVLPGDGIGPEVMAEAEKVLAKIAGKYDLSFNFTPADVGGIAIDRHGKALPEDTVETCRKADAVLFGSVGGPKWETLPPEEQPERGALLPLRKIFGLFANLRPAIVFPQLKEASPLKAGIIGEGFDVMVVRELTGGIYFGQPKGNDGVKGFDTMVYTADEIERIGRLAFETARRRNSRLVSIDKANVLSTMVLWRQVITKLGAEYPDVSLSHMYVDNAAMQLVRNPRQFDVMLCGNMFGDILSDEASMITGSLGMLPSASLAEASEGELPFGLYEPSGGSAPDIAGQGIANPIAQILSAGMLLKYSLGLDKAYDDIYAAIEGVLDEGYRTADIMSPGMKQIGTGEMGDRIAGKI; encoded by the coding sequence ATGAAGACCTATACCATAGCAGTGCTCCCCGGCGACGGAATCGGGCCGGAGGTGATGGCGGAGGCCGAAAAGGTCCTGGCGAAAATCGCAGGCAAGTACGACCTTTCCTTCAACTTTACCCCCGCCGACGTAGGGGGAATCGCCATCGACCGGCACGGGAAGGCTTTGCCTGAAGATACGGTGGAAACCTGCCGCAAGGCCGACGCAGTTCTCTTCGGTTCGGTTGGAGGCCCCAAATGGGAGACCCTTCCGCCTGAGGAGCAGCCGGAACGGGGGGCCCTCCTGCCGCTGCGAAAAATATTCGGGCTCTTCGCCAACCTGCGGCCCGCTATTGTCTTTCCCCAGCTCAAAGAGGCTTCTCCCCTGAAGGCCGGGATAATCGGCGAAGGCTTCGACGTCATGGTCGTCCGGGAGCTCACCGGGGGTATCTACTTCGGCCAGCCCAAGGGAAACGACGGCGTAAAGGGTTTCGACACCATGGTCTATACCGCCGATGAGATCGAACGCATCGGTCGCCTGGCCTTCGAGACCGCCCGCAGGCGCAACAGCCGGCTGGTATCCATCGACAAGGCCAACGTCCTGTCCACCATGGTGCTGTGGCGGCAGGTCATCACAAAACTGGGAGCGGAGTACCCCGATGTAAGCTTGAGCCACATGTACGTGGACAACGCGGCCATGCAGCTGGTCCGGAACCCCCGACAGTTCGATGTAATGCTCTGCGGCAACATGTTCGGAGACATACTCTCCGATGAAGCCAGCATGATAACCGGCTCCCTGGGAATGCTGCCGTCGGCTTCCCTGGCGGAGGCCTCCGAGGGCGAGCTGCCCTTCGGTCTCTACGAACCCTCCGGCGGTTCGGCCCCGGACATCGCGGGACAGGGAATCGCGAACCCCATCGCCCAGATCCTCTCCGCCGGGATGCTGCTGAAGTACAGCCTGGGGCTGGACAAAGCCTACGACGACATCTACGCCGCCATCGAAGGCGTTCTGGACGAGGGCTACCGTACTGCGGATATCATGTCCCCGGGGATGAAGCAGATCGGGACGGGTGAGATGGGAGACCGGATAGCGGGGAAGATTTAG
- a CDS encoding acyl-CoA dehydratase activase, which produces MKKSPRLVGLDIGSVSVSLVSLNSQGELLGRDTALHGGHVEETISRLLDGCGKDPGISIAATGSVPSGFVCAGKINSQVALIRGVREKYPEVRGILHVGGERFGLLSFDASGEYRRARKNSGCAAGTGSFLDQQAERLGLSGSAELAAIADTNTGEIPPIATRCAVFAKTDLIHAQQEGWSLASICDGLCRGLARNIVDSLFTEFPDYPILMCGGVALNGAVRRHLQEILKVPVTAEAENALYYAAEGAALELLDTVLEPVLSLNVPGDRMIGCAKGEKNAASVYPPLSLNLSNYPDFRGLESYRFVPPAKAGTGDVEVDIYQVLRENTDVYIGIDVGSTSTKAVLMDPSRRVLAGFYTRTSGRPVRALQGILAAVEDVSRRTGCGFQVIGCGTTGSGRKLAGAVLGADTVLDEISAHARAAVEIDPEVDTIIEIGGQDAKFTTLKNGQVTSSIMNNVCAAGTGSFLEEQARKLGTRVEEYAACTEGVAAPLSSDRCTVFMQRDLNHLLCDGWKREEVLAAALHAVRENYLQKVAVESRMGEKIFFQGATAKIKTLVAAFEQKLGKAILVSPWCHLTGALGAALELSDRRVVSDSFRGLALWREEIPVRSEVCDLCTNHCKLTVAEVAGTSVAYGFLCGRDYGTGHYVRGSGSTFNLLGAEKKAEGPDPESSVPEASFSVGLPSALYLREDLLFWKTFFAELGIPVVSGEGIQDGVAEGRRHTGAEFCAPLTELHGQVHRLADSADYVFLPVYMETTKEKKDQRKFCYYSQFAPAILANHFPEGKLISPVVQANSFPFKAQGELYNALKGLPGKYSFLSITRAIEKAAAAKNRRREALEEQFEKERNRAGDSDVQVVLLGRPYTVLSPFMNKGIPEIFAKLGVTAFYQDMLPSDPEASGNLRTLLEQVHWHYASGILEAAETVARTPGLYPVFVSSFKCSPDSYLRSYFRQIMDARDKPYLILELDEHGSSVGYETRIEAALRSFGNHRNMEKGGGTKVDYSGLLPDLTADLRNKTVLLPNWDPLTIPLIAANLKREGVDARVLSESADSIRRGLRHNDGQCIPMNAVAEEAMDYVRRNGLDPANTVLWMMKSDLACNIALYPHHIRYIFRNYGGGMEKLGVFTGDITFGEVSITAAVNTYFAFLFGGLLRRIGCRLRPYEMNPGETDRVIARGIENLEEAFLGRKRKEDAVREIIEKVEAIPVTDAERPKVAIFGDIYVRDNDVFNNNLIRFIENHGGEVITTPYSQYAKMISDAYFKRWFAEYRFPTLLAYKTLLAAVELLERSYQKLFDRVLPLSHERYDEPAEEILERFGMKIEHTGESMDNILKVWYIKRHYPEVSLFVQTSPGFCCAGLVTESMTRRIEEVTGVPVVSLTYDGTGADPNEILVPYLRFPLSTEKKLKSDMELQTG; this is translated from the coding sequence GTGAAAAAGAGTCCTCGCCTGGTCGGTCTGGATATAGGTTCTGTTTCCGTTTCCCTGGTGAGCTTGAACAGTCAGGGCGAGCTGCTGGGTCGGGATACTGCCCTTCACGGCGGACATGTGGAAGAAACGATCAGTCGGCTGCTTGATGGATGCGGGAAGGACCCCGGAATCTCCATTGCCGCCACCGGTTCAGTCCCCTCCGGATTTGTCTGTGCCGGGAAAATCAACTCCCAGGTAGCCCTGATCCGGGGTGTCCGGGAAAAGTATCCCGAGGTACGGGGAATCCTCCATGTCGGGGGGGAGCGCTTCGGACTTCTCAGCTTTGACGCCTCCGGTGAATACCGCAGGGCTCGGAAGAACTCAGGGTGTGCCGCCGGTACGGGAAGCTTTCTCGATCAACAGGCAGAACGCCTGGGACTTTCCGGCAGCGCTGAACTCGCGGCCATTGCCGACACCAACACAGGAGAGATCCCCCCCATTGCGACCCGCTGCGCTGTTTTTGCCAAAACCGATCTGATCCACGCCCAGCAGGAGGGCTGGAGTCTTGCCTCCATCTGTGACGGACTCTGCAGGGGCCTTGCCCGCAACATTGTGGATTCTCTTTTTACCGAGTTCCCGGATTACCCGATCCTGATGTGCGGCGGGGTTGCTCTGAACGGAGCCGTGCGCCGTCATCTGCAGGAAATTCTCAAAGTCCCGGTTACCGCGGAAGCGGAAAATGCCCTCTACTATGCCGCCGAAGGCGCTGCCCTGGAACTGCTGGATACAGTATTGGAGCCCGTGCTCTCCCTGAATGTTCCCGGGGATAGAATGATCGGCTGCGCAAAGGGCGAAAAAAATGCCGCCTCCGTATATCCGCCCCTGAGCCTGAATCTCAGCAATTATCCGGATTTCCGTGGCCTTGAATCCTACCGCTTTGTGCCGCCTGCAAAGGCAGGAACCGGGGATGTGGAGGTGGATATCTATCAGGTTTTACGGGAAAACACGGATGTCTACATCGGAATCGATGTGGGGTCCACGAGTACCAAGGCTGTTTTGATGGATCCGTCCCGCAGGGTTCTTGCCGGCTTCTACACCCGGACCTCAGGCCGTCCGGTCCGTGCCCTGCAGGGTATCCTCGCCGCGGTGGAGGATGTCTCCCGGAGAACTGGCTGCGGCTTTCAGGTGATCGGCTGCGGAACCACCGGCTCGGGACGCAAGCTGGCGGGAGCTGTCCTGGGGGCGGATACAGTGCTGGACGAGATAAGCGCCCACGCCCGTGCCGCCGTGGAGATCGATCCGGAGGTGGATACGATCATCGAAATCGGCGGACAGGACGCCAAGTTTACCACCCTGAAAAACGGTCAGGTTACCAGTTCCATCATGAACAATGTCTGCGCAGCGGGAACCGGGAGTTTTCTCGAGGAACAGGCCCGGAAACTTGGGACCAGGGTGGAGGAATACGCGGCATGTACCGAGGGTGTCGCAGCGCCCCTTTCGTCCGACCGCTGTACCGTCTTCATGCAGCGGGACCTGAATCATCTGCTCTGCGACGGCTGGAAACGGGAGGAGGTTCTTGCGGCGGCCCTGCATGCGGTACGGGAGAACTACCTGCAGAAGGTGGCCGTCGAGAGCCGCATGGGAGAAAAAATCTTTTTCCAGGGTGCCACCGCCAAAATAAAAACCCTGGTGGCGGCCTTTGAACAGAAGCTTGGCAAGGCCATCCTCGTCTCTCCCTGGTGTCATTTGACAGGGGCCCTGGGGGCAGCGCTGGAGCTGTCTGACCGGCGGGTCGTCTCCGATTCCTTCAGAGGCCTGGCTCTCTGGAGAGAGGAGATTCCCGTGCGAAGCGAGGTCTGCGATCTTTGTACGAACCACTGCAAGCTCACCGTCGCTGAAGTTGCGGGAACAAGCGTGGCCTACGGCTTTCTCTGCGGCAGGGACTACGGTACAGGTCATTATGTTCGTGGGAGCGGCAGTACCTTCAATCTGCTGGGGGCGGAGAAAAAAGCTGAAGGCCCTGATCCCGAATCCTCTGTACCCGAAGCATCCTTTTCAGTGGGACTGCCTTCAGCATTATACCTGAGGGAGGACCTGCTCTTCTGGAAGACCTTTTTCGCGGAACTCGGGATTCCCGTCGTTTCCGGGGAGGGTATTCAGGACGGAGTAGCCGAAGGCCGCCGCCATACCGGAGCGGAATTCTGCGCTCCCCTGACGGAGCTTCACGGCCAGGTACATCGGCTTGCGGACTCGGCGGATTATGTTTTTCTACCCGTCTACATGGAAACGACGAAGGAGAAAAAGGACCAGCGAAAATTCTGTTACTACAGTCAATTCGCGCCGGCCATCCTGGCGAACCATTTCCCGGAAGGAAAACTGATCAGTCCCGTTGTGCAGGCCAACTCCTTTCCCTTCAAGGCTCAGGGGGAGCTGTATAACGCTCTTAAGGGGCTTCCGGGAAAGTACTCCTTTCTGTCCATTACTCGGGCAATAGAGAAAGCAGCAGCCGCTAAAAACCGGCGCAGAGAGGCCCTTGAAGAGCAGTTCGAAAAAGAGCGGAACAGGGCAGGGGATTCGGATGTTCAGGTTGTTCTTCTTGGCCGGCCCTATACGGTTCTCTCGCCGTTCATGAACAAGGGAATACCGGAGATCTTCGCCAAACTCGGGGTGACAGCTTTTTATCAGGATATGCTTCCTTCGGACCCGGAAGCCTCCGGAAACCTGAGGACACTCCTGGAACAGGTCCACTGGCATTATGCCTCCGGGATTCTCGAAGCCGCCGAGACTGTTGCCCGAACTCCCGGACTCTACCCTGTTTTTGTCAGCTCCTTCAAATGTTCCCCCGATTCGTACCTGCGGAGCTATTTCCGGCAGATCATGGATGCCCGGGATAAACCCTATCTTATTCTGGAGCTGGACGAGCACGGTTCCAGCGTCGGGTATGAGACCAGGATCGAGGCGGCCCTGCGTTCCTTTGGCAATCATCGTAACATGGAGAAGGGCGGCGGGACGAAGGTGGACTACTCAGGCCTGCTTCCCGACCTGACTGCGGACCTCCGGAATAAAACAGTGCTGCTGCCGAACTGGGACCCTCTGACGATTCCTCTGATCGCGGCGAACCTGAAACGGGAAGGTGTTGACGCACGGGTCCTGAGTGAGTCGGCCGATTCCATCCGAAGGGGTCTGCGCCACAACGACGGTCAGTGCATTCCCATGAATGCCGTCGCGGAGGAGGCCATGGATTATGTGCGCAGGAACGGACTCGATCCGGCGAACACCGTTCTCTGGATGATGAAGTCCGATCTTGCCTGCAATATCGCCCTCTATCCCCACCACATCCGGTATATCTTCAGGAATTACGGCGGCGGTATGGAAAAACTGGGGGTCTTTACCGGAGACATTACCTTCGGAGAGGTATCCATTACCGCCGCGGTGAACACTTACTTCGCTTTTCTGTTCGGGGGACTCCTTCGGAGAATCGGATGCCGCCTCAGGCCCTACGAGATGAATCCGGGGGAAACCGACAGGGTAATTGCCCGGGGCATCGAAAATCTCGAGGAAGCTTTTCTGGGGCGGAAAAGAAAAGAGGATGCCGTCAGGGAAATAATTGAAAAGGTGGAAGCAATTCCGGTGACTGACGCCGAGCGCCCCAAGGTCGCGATCTTCGGGGATATATACGTCAGGGACAATGATGTATTCAACAACAACCTTATACGCTTCATTGAGAATCACGGGGGGGAGGTAATCACCACACCGTACAGCCAGTATGCCAAGATGATTTCCGATGCCTATTTCAAGCGCTGGTTCGCGGAATATCGTTTTCCGACCCTCCTGGCCTACAAGACACTGCTGGCTGCCGTTGAGCTTCTGGAACGCAGCTATCAGAAGCTCTTTGACCGGGTGTTGCCCCTGTCCCATGAGCGCTATGACGAGCCTGCTGAAGAGATCCTTGAACGTTTCGGCATGAAAATAGAGCACACCGGTGAATCCATGGATAATATCCTGAAAGTCTGGTATATCAAGCGTCACTATCCGGAAGTCTCCCTTTTTGTACAGACCAGCCCCGGTTTCTGCTGCGCAGGGCTTGTTACCGAGTCCATGACCCGCAGGATTGAAGAGGTAACCGGAGTCCCCGTGGTCAGCCTTACCTACGACGGTACCGGTGCGGATCCCAATGAAATACTGGTTCCGTACCTGCGCTTTCCCCTTTCAACGGAGAAGAAGCTGAAGAGCGACATGGAACTGCAGACCGGCTGA